CTCGGCCAAAACCCCCCTTGCGCCATAGGCTGCGGCCAGTTTGACGAAATCCGGATTGTGTAGTTCGGTGCCGATTACGCGGCCGTCAAACTCCTCCATCTGGGCCCGCCACACATTGCCGTAGGCGTTGTCGTTGAACACGACGGTCACGACGTTGATGCCGTACTGTACGGCCGTGGCTAGTTCCTGGAGGTTGTAGAGGATGCCGCCGTCGCCGGAGACCACGACGACCGCGCGGTCGGGGCGTCCGATCTTGAGGCCGATGCCGACGGGGAACACGCTGCCGAGTGTGCCGTGGTGCGAGGAAGTCTGGTATCCCCTCGGGGACTGGGATTGGTAGTAGTTCCGTCCGTAGTATCCCATCTGGTTCATCCCGCCCACGAAGATCCCGTCATCCGGAATCGCCGCGCGCATGGCGTCCATGAAAGCGCCCTGGGGCTGGAGTTGTTCCGCGGGACCGAAACGGTGGGCGTTGATCGCCTGGATGTCTTCGGTGACGTTGGGCCTCGGCGCGGACAGGCCTGTCAGGTTGTCGTAAAGGTCTTCCAGGCTCAATGTGGCGTCGCCCAGGATGCCGTGGGTATGGCTTCCGTCCTGGTTGATCTCGTCGGGATCGTCGTCGATCCGGATCACCGTCTGTCCATCCAGTCGCGCGCTCAGGTCGGTCGCCGTGCCCACGGCCAGGATCACGTCGCATTCGTCCACGCGGTCCTTCAGCGGCTTGAACCGCGCCTCGAACATCCCCAGCGAAAGCGGATGCCGTGACGGAAGGATGCCCTTCCCGCTGCGGCTGCTGACGACCGGGCTGCCCAGGTGCTCGGCGATCTTCCGGACCAGCGGCGCGCCTTCCGACGCCCCGGCGCCGACCCAGATCAGGGGCCGTTTCGATTCCGCGAGCAGCCGGGCCGCGCGTGCCAGTTGGCCGGTGTCGCCCGCCGCGGGCGAATATGACGCCGCTTCCACCGGGCGGACCTCCTCCTCGGTCCTGAATACGTGGGGGCCGATCTCCAGGACGACGGGCCGTTTCCGCGGGGTGCTGAGCTGGCGGAACGCCTCCCGGACCAGGCCGGGGACGTCGCCGGGCGATTCCGCACGGCCCGCCCACTTCGAATAAGCGCCGTATTCGCCCCGGCTGTCGTGCCGGGGCCGGTCGGGTATGGACACGCCGTGGTGGTCTCCGGTGACCAGCAGCACGGGCGAGGACTGGGCGAAAGCGGTGGCCAGTCCGGCCGTGGTGTTGAAGAACCCGGGGCCTTCGACCGCGATGCCCACGCCTGGCTTGCCGCTCACGCGGGCGTAGCCGTCGGCAATGTAGCTGATCGCCTGTTCGTTCCGCGTGGTGATGTACCGCATGCCCTCCTGCCGGTAGATCGCGTCGATGGCTTCGTATTGGCCGGCGCCGGGCAGTCCGAAGACGACCTCGACGCCGTTGGCGTGCAGGGACCGGACGAGGGCCTCACCGCCGTTCATGAC
This is a stretch of genomic DNA from Gemmatimonadota bacterium. It encodes these proteins:
- a CDS encoding thiamine pyrophosphate-binding protein; amino-acid sequence: MPVMNGGEALVRSLHANGVEVVFGLPGAGQYEAIDAIYRQEGMRYITTRNEQAISYIADGYARVSGKPGVGIAVEGPGFFNTTAGLATAFAQSSPVLLVTGDHHGVSIPDRPRHDSRGEYGAYSKWAGRAESPGDVPGLVREAFRQLSTPRKRPVVLEIGPHVFRTEEEVRPVEAASYSPAAGDTGQLARAARLLAESKRPLIWVGAGASEGAPLVRKIAEHLGSPVVSSRSGKGILPSRHPLSLGMFEARFKPLKDRVDECDVILAVGTATDLSARLDGQTVIRIDDDPDEINQDGSHTHGILGDATLSLEDLYDNLTGLSAPRPNVTEDIQAINAHRFGPAEQLQPQGAFMDAMRAAIPDDGIFVGGMNQMGYYGRNYYQSQSPRGYQTSSHHGTLGSVFPVGIGLKIGRPDRAVVVVSGDGGILYNLQELATAVQYGINVVTVVFNDNAYGNVWRAQMEEFDGRVIGTELHNPDFVKLAAAYGARGVLAEDPSQLEAAVGEAAAADAPTLIEVPIGPWERRY